The following are from one region of the Centroberyx gerrardi isolate f3 chromosome 16, fCenGer3.hap1.cur.20231027, whole genome shotgun sequence genome:
- the cd40lg gene encoding CD40 ligand, which yields MINTYQTSLPPPPPVPPRLSRPGPVLIPAPALSHSYSKSLIRFLVGLVLLHLLLSLGGFIYLYHTSRTEKLPTGKTAFLSSEGNSHKAMARMIVKPPSHEPTDKLTGKPALGYLQWNMGHSVLRNINYYHTNWLTVLQPGDYYVYARVTFSRWNPKLPLACRVKLRSSEKGVERDVMKAYCSLQANSSSPCTATQAEVITLEARSQLSVWVQDLSLVDYDEEATTFGMYKL from the exons ATGATCAACACCTACCAGACCAGCCTGCCTCCACCACCGCCGGTCCCCCCGCGCCTGAGCAGGCCCGGCCCGGTCCTCATACCGGCTCCGGCCCTGTCACACAGCTACAGCAAGTCTCTCATCAGGTTTTTGGTCGGGCTGGTGTTGCTGCATCTGTTGCTGTCTCTTGGAGGATTCATCTATCTGTACCACACTAGCAGAACG GAAAAACTCCCCACAGGAAAAA CTGCTTTTCTCTCGTCAGAAGGAAATTCACACAAAGCCATGGCGCGCATGATAGTCAAGCCGCCGTCACACGAACCaacagacaaactaacaggCAAACCAGCAC TAGGGTATCTCCAGTGGAACATGGGCCACTCGGTTCTTAGGAACATCAACTACTACCACACCAACTGGCTGACTGTGCTGCAGCCTGGCGACTACTACGTCTACGCCAGAGTGACCTTCTCCAGGTGGAATCCCAAGCTCCCGCTGGCCTGCAGAGTGAAGCTGAGGTCGAGTGAgaagggggtggagagagacgTGATGAAGGCCTACTGCAGCCTGCAGGCCAACAGCTCCAGCCCGTGCACAGCCACGCAGGCCGAGGTGATCACGCTGGAGGCAAGGAGCCAGCTCAGTGTCTGGGTACAAGACCTCTCGCTGGTGGACTATGACGAAGAAGCCACAACCTTTGGAATGTACAAGCTGTAG
- the tmtops3a gene encoding teleost multiple tissue opsin 3a, producing MVVHIRGCNFSTTDSAISISTSNLSTNASVRDSPVPQQGPAGLSRTGHTVVAVCLGFILVVGILNNSLFLLIFAKFRSLRTPINLILLNISVSDILVCVFGTPFSFAASLHGRWLIGEYGCKWYGFANSLFGIVSLVSLSVLSYERHTTVLRSTQVDVSDFRKAWLCVGGSWLYSLVWTLPPFLGWSSYGPEGPGTSCSVQWHLRSPTSVSYVLCLFIFCLLLPLLLMVYSYGRILVAIRGVGKINLLAAQRREQHILLMVLSMVSCYLLCWMPYGIMALLATFGRLGLVTPTVSVVPSVLAKFSTVVNPVIYVFFNNQFYRCFVAFLKCSGEPQSVHGINTQQSSREEHPTPWTQISRLFPVHRRTSLSSLQPQILRSPGNTPLCGPQKDRTLSLVVHYTP from the exons ATGGTCGTCCACATACGAGGTTGTAatttcagcaccacagacagcgccatctccatctccacctccaaCCTCAGCACCAATGCCAGTGTCCGCGACTCCCCGGTGCCCCAGCAGGGCCCCGCCGGACTCAGCCGGACCGGACACACGGTGGTGGCAGTATGCCTCGGGTTCATTTTAGTGGTGGGCATCCTCAACAATTCCCTCTTCCTGCTGATCTTCGCAAAGTTTCGCTCTCTCCGGACGCCCATCAACCTCATCCTGTTGAACATCAGCGTGAGCGACATCCTCGTGTGTGTTTTCGGGACGCCCTTCAGTTTCGCGGCGAGCCTGCACGGGAGGTGGCTCATAGGAGAATACGGCTGCAAGTGGTATGGTTTCGCCAATTCCCTGTTTG GGATTGTGTCCCTGGTGTCCCTGTCTGTTCTCTCCTATGAGCGCCACACCACCGTGCTGCGCTCCACCCAGGTCGACGTCTCAGACTTCAGGAAGGCCTGGCTGTGCGTCGGCGGCTCCTGGCTCTATTCGCTGGTCTGGACCTTGCCGCCCTTCCTGGGTTGGAGCAGCTACGGGCCCGAGGGTCCCGGCACCTCGTGCTCCGTCCAGTGGCACCTGCGCTCGCCCACCAGCGTCTCTTACGTCTTGTGTCTCTTCATCTTTTGCCTGCTGCTGCCCCTCCTGCTCATGGTCTACTCTTATGGCCGGATCCTGGTTGCCATCAGGGGG GTGGGAAAGATCAACCTGCTGGCAGCTCAGCGGCGAGAGCAGCACATTCTGCTGATGGTGCTGTCCATGGTGTCCTGCTACCTGCTGTGCTGGATGCCCTACGGCATCATGGCCCTGCTGGCCACCTTCGGCAGGTTGGGACTGGTCACCCCGACGGTTAGCGTGGTGCCCTCTGTCCTGGCCAAGTTCAGCACTGTTGTCAACCCAGTCATCTACGTGTTCTTCAACAACCAG TTTTATAGATGCTTTGTGGCCTTTCTTAAGTGCAGTGGCGAGCCCCAGTCTGTTCATGGCATCAACacccagcagagcagcagagaggagcaccCTACTCCGTGGACACAGATCTCTCGCCTCTTCCCCGTCCACAGACGCACCTCCCTCAGCTCCTTGCAGCCTCAGATCCTCAGGAGCCCTGGCAACACGCCCCTCTGTGGCCCGCAGAAGGACCGCACCCTGTCCCTCGTTGTCCACTACACTCCGTAA
- the vgll1 gene encoding transcription cofactor vestigial-like protein 1, producing MADSTGSPIAVKVEEHSQSVILTYFQGDIGSMVDAHFTRALSKACKAKAPALKSKKSRKSVKLEESNSCQWNAATSSSYSEVQPIAERLQLSGSKEPHCSLTFSPADDSPGSWHSFPARQAGGPGLPPITYSLSHEGLGLTGQQYATSLLNLLHSDRTEMGPGMASGSKPELLPSWTAPQGFRDPVDPAVGFEPGRGLDKKDLYWY from the exons ATGGCAGACAGCACAGGAAGCCCGATAGCTGTGAAGGTGGAGGAGCATTCTCAGAGTGTCATCTTGACCTACTTCCAGGGCGACATCGGCAGCATGGTGGACGCTCACTTCACCCGCGCTCTCAGCAAAGCCTGCAAGGCCAAGGCGCCGGCACTGAAGAGCAAAAAAAGCCGCAAGTCTGTTAAACTGG AGGAATCAAACTCCTGTCAGTGGAACGCCGCTACCTCTTCCTCTTATTCCGAGGTCCAACCCATCGCCGAACGTCTCCAGCTAAGCGGCTCCAAAGAGCCCCACTGCAGCCTGACCTTCAGCCCCGCAGACGACTCTCCCGGCTCGTGGCACTCGTTCCCCGCCAGACAAGCAGGGGGGCCGGGGCTGCCCCCAATCACATACTCCCTGTCCCACGAGGGGCTGGGTCTCACCGGGCAGCAGTACGCCACGTCCCTGCTCAACCTGCTGCACAGTGACCGGACTGAGATGGGACCCGGCATGGCCTCCGGCTCCAAGCCAGAGCTCCTCCCCAGCTGGACGGCGCCTCAAGGGTTCAGAGACCCTGTGGACCCGGCTGTAGGCTTTGAACCTG GACGAGGTCTGGACAAGAAGGATCTGTACTGGTATTGA